The Saccharomyces paradoxus chromosome XV, complete sequence DNA window TGCCCAAAGGTGGCGTCGAGAAAGATGAGCCTAACCATGAGACCACTGCTCAGCGAGAAACCTGGGAAGAAGCTGGTTGCATAGGTAAAATTGTTGCCAACTTGGGTACAGTGGAAGACATGAGACCTCCTAAGGATTGGAACAAAGACATTAAGCAATTTGAGAACTCTCGAAAAGATTCAGAAGTCGCAAAACATCCGCCAAGGACcgaatttcatttttatgaattggaaattgaaaatcttcTTGACAAATTCCCTGAATGTCACAAAAGACATAGAAAGTTATACTCTTATACAGAAGCTAAACAGAACTTGATAGATGCCAAGAGGCCTGAATTGTTGGAGGCCCTTAATAGGTCTGCTATCATCAAAGACGACAAATAGTTAGcacatacatatatatgt harbors:
- the DDP1 gene encoding polyphosphatase DDP1 (Polyphosphate phosphatase~similar to YOR163W) gives rise to the protein MGKNGDSNGIVRSETAREGRENQVYSPTTGARLVAGCICLTPDKKQVLMITSSAHKKRWIVPKGGVEKDEPNHETTAQRETWEEAGCIGKIVANLGTVEDMRPPKDWNKDIKQFENSRKDSEVAKHPPRTEFHFYELEIENLLDKFPECHKRHRKLYSYTEAKQNLIDAKRPELLEALNRSAIIKDDK